The Nitrosomonas communis genome has a segment encoding these proteins:
- a CDS encoding IS5 family transposase, with protein MPRMMLNDEYWSKLEKILLQESIDNKRNLRMTVEGILYRMRVGCPWRDLPRVFGCRNSIYKRFNAWSLSRKWLNIFKALAVDPDWEWRFMDGSYVKAHQHSAGAASQESQAIGKSRAGNTTRIHLAVDGYGLPVEFEITGGEVNDCSAAPDLIARLPDAKTIVADKGYDSEWLREQITKKGAQAVIPGKRNSSKGNADMDWGLYQYRHLVENAFARLKQYRAIATRYDKLKRNYESMVAIACGYLWLPM; from the coding sequence ATGCCCCGAATGATGCTCAATGATGAGTACTGGTCGAAGCTGGAGAAGATTCTGCTTCAAGAATCGATTGATAACAAGCGCAATCTGCGCATGACAGTAGAAGGCATACTGTATCGAATGCGGGTTGGCTGTCCATGGCGCGATCTGCCCAGGGTGTTCGGCTGCAGGAATTCTATCTATAAAAGATTCAATGCATGGTCATTGAGCAGGAAATGGCTCAATATTTTCAAAGCATTGGCTGTTGATCCCGATTGGGAATGGAGATTTATGGATGGCAGTTATGTTAAAGCGCATCAACATAGTGCGGGAGCAGCGAGTCAAGAATCGCAGGCTATCGGGAAAAGCCGTGCAGGCAATACCACCAGGATCCATTTAGCGGTCGATGGGTATGGTTTGCCAGTTGAGTTTGAAATTACCGGTGGAGAAGTCAATGACTGTTCTGCCGCACCTGATTTGATTGCCAGGTTGCCTGACGCAAAAACAATCGTTGCGGACAAGGGCTATGACAGCGAATGGTTACGGGAACAGATAACGAAGAAGGGAGCTCAGGCTGTGATACCGGGAAAGCGCAACTCGTCGAAGGGTAATGCAGATATGGATTGGGGTTTATATCAATATCGGCATTTGGTGGAGAATGCTTTTGCCAGGCTAAAACAGTATCGGGCAATAGCAACGCGATACGACAAACTGAAGCGAAATTACGAGAGTATGGTAGCCATAGCGTGTGGATATCTGTGGCTACCTATGTGA
- a CDS encoding RNA polymerase sigma factor FliA, with product MYPTPGIINKEQFIVEFTPLVKRIAHHMMVKLPPSVEVDDLIQAGMIGLLDAINRYEGSYGRQFESYAAQRIRGSILDELRESDWLPRSLRKKMRQIEVTMRALEQRLGCPPSEQELATELNMTLDEYHEVLQEVRGVQLIYYEDFQEEDEDHFLDRLCSDSENEPLEILLDKKLRQSLVAAIENLPPKEKIVMGMHYEQEMNLREIGEVLGVSESRICQIHTQAIARLRLRLRSL from the coding sequence ATGTATCCAACACCTGGAATCATAAACAAAGAACAATTCATAGTTGAATTTACGCCACTAGTGAAACGTATAGCGCACCATATGATGGTTAAGTTGCCTCCTAGTGTGGAAGTAGATGATTTAATACAGGCTGGCATGATTGGCTTGCTAGATGCTATAAACCGTTACGAAGGATCGTATGGGCGCCAATTCGAAAGTTATGCAGCGCAGCGTATTCGTGGATCAATATTAGACGAACTGCGTGAATCTGACTGGCTACCTCGTAGCCTCCGTAAGAAGATGCGCCAAATTGAAGTAACAATGAGAGCGCTGGAGCAGCGTTTGGGTTGTCCTCCAAGTGAGCAGGAGTTGGCAACTGAATTAAATATGACTCTTGATGAATATCACGAAGTTTTACAGGAAGTGCGAGGGGTTCAGCTGATTTATTATGAAGATTTTCAGGAGGAAGATGAAGATCATTTCCTGGATCGATTATGTTCTGACTCTGAGAATGAGCCACTGGAAATTTTATTAGATAAAAAATTGCGGCAGTCACTGGTTGCAGCAATTGAAAATTTGCCGCCAAAAGAAAAAATAGTAATGGGTATGCATTATGAGCAGGAGATGAATTTGCGGGAAATTGGAGAGGTACTTGGAGTCAGCGAATCACGGATATGTCAAATACATACTCAAGCAATAGCACGCCTCCGTTTACGTCTGAGAAGCCTATAA
- a CDS encoding IS3 family transposase, which yields MSKKRIQYSSEFKAKLALAAIRGDETVPQLAARYNVHPTQINSWKRQLIEQAAELFCKNNTAANKEQPTTDDLHRVIGQLAVERDFLARKLNH from the coding sequence ATGAGTAAAAAGCGCATACAATATTCGAGCGAATTCAAAGCAAAACTAGCGCTGGCAGCGATACGTGGTGATGAAACTGTCCCCCAATTAGCAGCGCGTTATAATGTACATCCCACGCAGATCAATAGCTGGAAACGGCAACTCATTGAGCAAGCTGCCGAGCTGTTTTGTAAAAATAATACTGCCGCCAATAAGGAGCAGCCTACAACAGATGACCTGCACCGGGTTATTGGTCAATTGGCGGTAGAACGCGATTTTTTAGCAAGAAAGCTCAATCATTAA
- a CDS encoding IS3 family transposase, whose translation MIEPHGKLSQTRQCQLLDLARSTYYYQPQPISNADLVLLRMMDEQYLKTPQYGSRSYATWFQRQGIMLGRKKASSLMKTLGIVSIAPKPRTSISSKQHKVYPYLLRELVINKPNQVWAADITYVPMEKGFGYLVAIIDWHSRKVLSWRLSNTLDTDFCTQALEAAIQDYGCPQIMNTDQGVQFTSEAFTSILKDHHIQISMDGKGCYYDNIFVERLWRTVKYELLYTREFNNLKEIKQNLSTWFEWYNQERFHQSLDRLTPDEIYYSDPRIDRVA comes from the coding sequence ATGATTGAGCCCCATGGCAAACTTAGTCAAACTCGTCAATGTCAGCTGCTGGATCTGGCGCGCTCAACTTATTATTATCAACCGCAACCAATCAGTAATGCTGATCTGGTTCTGCTGCGCATGATGGATGAACAGTACTTAAAGACGCCACAATATGGCTCACGCAGTTATGCTACCTGGTTTCAGCGCCAGGGAATCATGTTAGGGCGCAAGAAAGCCTCTTCCTTAATGAAGACACTCGGTATTGTCAGCATAGCTCCAAAACCCAGGACCAGCATCTCAAGCAAACAGCATAAGGTCTATCCTTATCTGCTTAGAGAACTTGTCATTAATAAACCCAATCAGGTTTGGGCTGCCGACATAACCTATGTCCCCATGGAGAAAGGCTTTGGCTATCTGGTTGCCATCATCGACTGGCATTCGCGTAAGGTGTTGAGCTGGCGCTTGTCCAATACCTTGGATACTGACTTTTGTACTCAGGCGCTGGAGGCAGCCATCCAGGATTATGGCTGTCCACAGATCATGAATACCGACCAGGGCGTACAGTTTACCAGCGAAGCATTTACCTCCATACTAAAAGATCATCATATTCAGATCAGCATGGATGGCAAGGGGTGCTACTATGACAACATTTTTGTTGAACGACTTTGGCGGACAGTTAAGTATGAGCTTTTATATACCAGAGAATTCAATAATCTGAAGGAGATAAAGCAGAATTTATCCACATGGTTTGAATGGTACAATCAAGAACGATTTCATCAAAGCCTTGACCGTCTTACGCCTGATGAAATCTACTATAGTGATCCAAGAATTGATCGGGTTGCCTGA